One Phocaeicola dorei genomic region harbors:
- a CDS encoding aspartate-semialdehyde dehydrogenase produces the protein MKVAIVGASGAVGQEFLRVLDERNFPLDELVLFGSSRSAGRKYTFRGKQIEVKLLQHNDDFKGVDIAFTSAGAGTTKEFCETITKHGAVLIDNSSAYRMDADVPLVVPEVNPEDALNRPRNVIANPNCTTIQMVVALKAIENLSHIKRVHVATYQAASGAGAAAMDELYEQYRQVLANEPVTVEKFAYQLAFNLIPQIDVFTDNGYTKEEMKMFNETRKIMHSDIQVSAMCVRVPALRSHSESIWVETERPISPEEAREAFAKGEGLVLMDNPEKKEYPMPLFLAGKDPVYVGRIRKDLANENGLTFWIVGDQIKKGAALNAVQIAEYLIKVGNVK, from the coding sequence TGCGTGTGCTCGATGAAAGGAACTTCCCGTTGGATGAGTTAGTGTTATTCGGTTCTTCACGCAGTGCAGGACGAAAATACACATTCCGCGGTAAACAGATTGAAGTGAAACTCCTTCAGCACAACGATGACTTTAAAGGTGTAGATATCGCTTTCACATCAGCCGGCGCAGGTACCACAAAAGAGTTTTGTGAAACCATTACCAAACATGGTGCCGTACTGATTGACAACTCCAGCGCTTACCGTATGGACGCCGATGTGCCTTTGGTAGTACCCGAAGTGAATCCGGAAGATGCTTTGAATCGTCCCCGTAACGTGATAGCTAATCCCAACTGTACAACTATTCAGATGGTAGTTGCACTGAAAGCCATCGAAAATCTTTCACACATAAAACGTGTGCATGTGGCTACTTATCAAGCTGCCAGCGGTGCAGGTGCAGCGGCTATGGATGAATTGTATGAACAATATCGTCAGGTATTGGCTAATGAACCCGTGACTGTAGAGAAATTCGCTTATCAGTTGGCATTCAACTTGATTCCCCAAATTGATGTATTTACCGACAATGGATATACCAAAGAAGAAATGAAGATGTTCAACGAAACACGCAAAATTATGCACTCCGACATTCAGGTTAGCGCCATGTGTGTACGTGTTCCCGCCCTCCGTTCTCACTCGGAAAGTATCTGGGTAGAAACTGAACGCCCCATTTCTCCCGAAGAAGCCCGTGAAGCCTTTGCCAAAGGTGAAGGCCTGGTATTGATGGATAATCCCGAAAAGAAAGAATATCCGATGCCTTTGTTCCTGGCAGGTAAAGATCCGGTTTACGTGGGCCGCATCCGCAAAGATCTGGCAAACGAAAACGGACTGACTTTCTGGATCGTAGGCGATCAGATTAAGAAAGGTGCGGCATTGAACGCTGTTCAGATTGCCGAATACTTGATCAAAGTAGGAAACGTGAAATAA
- a CDS encoding FKBP-type peptidyl-prolyl cis-trans isomerase has translation MNKSILWLISLLFVASLSIVSCSESDGTEDPYANWEERNQRYIDSIATVAEANQGNEVGQWKIIRSYKLPPLGLNETGKVNDNVYCKIVKIGDSTTSPIATDTVAVNYRGQFINGTVFDQSYQGELDPETATPKTFVAGGVIAGWSTALMKGYGGMKVGDQWELYIPYQLGYGKDGYSDIPGYSTLIFNVNLVGISPLKGTERSVDDVLVAE, from the coding sequence ATGAATAAAAGTATTCTTTGGCTGATTAGTCTGCTGTTTGTTGCTTCTCTGTCCATTGTTTCATGTAGTGAATCAGATGGAACAGAAGACCCGTATGCAAACTGGGAGGAACGTAATCAGAGATATATTGACTCCATCGCTACAGTGGCGGAAGCTAATCAAGGCAATGAGGTAGGACAATGGAAAATTATCAGATCGTATAAACTTCCTCCTTTGGGATTGAATGAGACAGGAAAGGTGAATGATAATGTTTACTGCAAGATTGTTAAGATTGGTGATAGTACTACAAGTCCGATTGCCACGGATACGGTAGCGGTGAATTATCGTGGTCAGTTTATTAATGGAACAGTCTTTGACCAAAGTTATCAAGGAGAACTTGATCCGGAAACAGCTACTCCAAAGACATTTGTTGCAGGTGGGGTGATTGCCGGATGGAGCACTGCCTTGATGAAAGGATATGGAGGTATGAAAGTAGGAGATCAATGGGAACTTTATATTCCTTATCAATTGGGATATGGAAAGGATGGATATAGTGATATTCCCGGATATTCCACATTGATATTTAATGTAAATTTGGTTGGCATATCCCCGTTGAAAGGTACGGAAAGAAGTGTTGATGATGTATTAGTTGCTGAATAA
- a CDS encoding glycine--tRNA ligase: MAQEDVFKKLVSHCKEYGFVFPSSDIYDGLGAVYDYGQMGVELKNNIKQYWWQSMVLLHENIVGIDSAIFMHPTIWKASGHVDAFNDPLIDNRDSKKRYRADVLIEDQLAKYDEKINKEVAKAAKRFGDAFDEAQFRSTNGRVLEHQAKRDALHERFSKALNDNDLDELRQIIIDEEIVCPISGTKNWTEVRQFNLMFSTEMGSTADGAMKIYLRPETAQGIFVNYLNVQKTGRMKIPFGIAQIGKAFRNEIVARQFIFRMREFEQMEMQFFVKPGTELEWFPKWKEIRLKWHKALGFGDDHYRFHDHDKLAHYANAATDIEFLMPFGFKEVEGIHSRTNFDLSQHEKFSGKSIKYFDPELNESYTPYVIETSIGVDRMFLSIMSAAYTEETLESGETRVVLKLPAALAPVKLAVMPLVKKDGLPEKAREIMNDLKFHFHCQYDEKDSIGKRYRRQDAIGTPYCITVDHQTLEDNCVTLRNRDTMQQERVAISELNNIIADKVSITSLLKTLQ; this comes from the coding sequence ATGGCACAAGAAGATGTTTTTAAGAAATTAGTATCGCACTGTAAAGAGTATGGTTTTGTATTTCCGTCCAGTGATATATATGACGGACTAGGCGCTGTATACGATTACGGTCAGATGGGAGTGGAGTTGAAGAATAATATCAAGCAATATTGGTGGCAGAGTATGGTGCTGCTGCACGAGAACATCGTAGGAATTGATTCTGCTATTTTTATGCATCCTACTATTTGGAAGGCTTCCGGACATGTGGACGCGTTCAATGATCCTCTGATTGACAACCGCGATTCTAAAAAACGTTATCGTGCCGATGTGCTGATTGAAGACCAGCTTGCCAAATATGACGAGAAGATAAACAAAGAAGTGGCCAAGGCTGCCAAGAGATTCGGGGATGCTTTTGATGAGGCTCAGTTTCGTAGCACCAACGGTCGTGTTCTGGAGCATCAGGCCAAGCGTGACGCTTTACATGAACGATTCTCAAAAGCTTTGAACGACAATGATTTGGATGAACTTCGTCAGATTATCATTGATGAAGAGATTGTTTGTCCTATTTCGGGAACCAAGAACTGGACTGAAGTACGTCAGTTCAATTTGATGTTCTCCACCGAAATGGGTTCTACTGCCGATGGTGCCATGAAGATTTATCTTCGTCCGGAAACAGCGCAGGGTATTTTTGTCAATTACCTGAATGTACAGAAAACCGGCCGTATGAAGATTCCTTTCGGTATCGCTCAGATTGGTAAAGCTTTCCGTAACGAGATTGTAGCCCGCCAATTCATTTTCCGTATGCGTGAGTTTGAACAGATGGAGATGCAATTCTTCGTAAAACCTGGTACTGAGCTGGAGTGGTTCCCCAAATGGAAAGAAATTCGTTTGAAATGGCATAAAGCATTAGGTTTCGGTGATGATCATTACCGTTTCCATGACCACGACAAACTGGCACATTATGCCAACGCAGCTACAGACATCGAATTCCTGATGCCGTTTGGATTCAAGGAAGTGGAAGGTATTCACAGCCGTACGAACTTTGACTTGAGCCAGCACGAGAAGTTCAGTGGCAAGAGTATCAAGTATTTCGATCCGGAATTGAACGAAAGCTATACTCCGTATGTTATTGAAACATCTATCGGTGTGGACCGTATGTTCCTTAGCATTATGAGTGCTGCTTATACAGAAGAAACATTGGAAAGTGGTGAAACTCGTGTCGTGCTGAAATTGCCTGCTGCTCTGGCTCCGGTGAAACTGGCCGTGATGCCGTTGGTGAAGAAAGACGGCCTGCCCGAGAAGGCGCGTGAGATTATGAATGACTTGAAGTTCCATTTCCACTGCCAGTATGATGAGAAAGACAGCATCGGCAAGCGTTACCGTCGTCAGGATGCCATCGGTACTCCATATTGTATCACTGTAGACCACCAGACTTTGGAGGACAATTGCGTAACATTGCGTAATCGTGATACCATGCAGCAGGAGCGTGTGGCTATTTCGGAACTGAACAATATCATTGCCGATAAAGTAAGTATAACAAGTCTGCTGAAGACTTTGCAATAA
- a CDS encoding DNA gyrase/topoisomerase IV subunit A, with the protein MSDDFIDKEEQNEENIPTPENGHSDYKPTDTKNTGVKHQLSGMYQNWFLDYASYVILERAVPHINDGLKPVQRRILHSMKRLDDGRYNKVANIVGHTMQFHPHGDASIGDALVQLGQKDLLIDCQGNWGNILTGDGAAAPRYIEARLSKFALDVVFNPKTTEWQASYDGRNKEPITLPVKFPLLLAQGVEGIAVGLSSKILPHNFNELCDASIAYLRGEEFKLYPDFQTGGSIDVSRYNDGERGGMVKVRAKINKIDNKTLSIAEVPFGKTVPGVCDSIVKASEKGKIKIRKVEDLTSEKVEILVHLAPGVSSDKTLDALYAFTDCEVSISPNCCVIDEKKPHFLTVSAVLKKATDNTLSLLRQELEIHKGELLENLHFASLEKIFIEERIYKEVKFEQSENTDAACEFIDERLTPFYSQFIREVTKEDILKLLDIKMARILKFNKDKADENIARIKEQIEEINNHLAHIVEYTIDWYQMLKDKYGKQYPRRTELRNFDTIEAAKVVEANEKLYINREEGFIGTTLKKDEFIANCSDIDDVIIFYKDGKYKVVRVTDKMFVGKNVLYVNIFKKNDKRTIYNVVYRDGKEGFHYIKRFNITSITRDREYDVTQGTPGSRIVYFTANPNGEAEVIKITLKPNPRIKKIIYEKDFSDINIKGRQSMGNILSKYEVHKIALKQRGGSTLGGRKVWFDRDVLRLNYDGRGEYLGEFQSDELILIVHENGEFYTSNFDLNNHYDPGIRIIEKFDANKVWSAALFDADQGYPYLKRFTFESTSRRLNYLGENKESRSILLTCVVYPRIQVIFGGHDSFRDPLEIDVDEFIGIKSFKAKGKRISTYNIEQINELEPLRFPEPPKEEDGAEEGTDKNEEAAEIEDPDHGKSETDIIDEITGQMKLF; encoded by the coding sequence ATGAGCGACGATTTTATTGATAAAGAGGAACAAAACGAAGAAAATATCCCCACACCGGAGAACGGACACTCGGACTATAAACCTACCGATACCAAAAACACAGGGGTGAAGCACCAGCTGAGTGGAATGTATCAGAACTGGTTTTTGGACTATGCCTCTTACGTAATATTGGAACGTGCCGTACCGCACATCAATGACGGTTTGAAACCTGTCCAAAGACGTATCCTCCACTCTATGAAAAGATTGGATGACGGCCGATATAACAAAGTAGCAAATATTGTAGGACATACCATGCAGTTTCATCCGCACGGCGATGCTTCCATAGGCGACGCGTTGGTACAGCTAGGCCAAAAGGATCTGTTGATAGACTGTCAGGGAAACTGGGGTAACATACTGACAGGAGATGGTGCCGCTGCCCCCCGTTATATCGAAGCACGTCTATCCAAATTTGCATTGGACGTGGTTTTCAATCCCAAAACCACCGAATGGCAAGCGTCATACGACGGACGAAACAAAGAGCCGATCACCCTACCTGTCAAATTCCCGCTCTTGCTCGCTCAGGGAGTAGAAGGTATTGCTGTGGGCCTTTCTTCCAAAATCCTACCACACAATTTTAACGAACTGTGTGATGCCTCCATTGCCTATTTGCGTGGTGAGGAATTCAAACTCTATCCCGATTTCCAGACAGGAGGCTCTATTGATGTATCCCGCTACAACGATGGAGAACGCGGCGGAATGGTGAAGGTACGTGCTAAAATCAATAAAATAGACAACAAAACATTGTCCATAGCCGAAGTGCCTTTCGGAAAGACTGTCCCGGGGGTATGCGACTCTATTGTCAAAGCCAGTGAAAAGGGAAAAATCAAGATTCGGAAAGTAGAAGATCTTACTTCTGAAAAAGTGGAAATCCTAGTGCACCTTGCTCCGGGAGTATCCTCGGACAAAACCTTGGACGCGCTCTATGCATTTACTGATTGTGAAGTAAGCATATCCCCCAATTGTTGCGTTATTGATGAAAAGAAGCCCCACTTCCTTACTGTCAGTGCCGTCCTTAAAAAAGCCACAGACAACACGTTGTCCCTGCTTCGTCAAGAGTTGGAAATACACAAAGGAGAATTGCTTGAAAACCTTCATTTCGCATCATTGGAAAAAATCTTTATCGAAGAACGGATTTATAAGGAAGTAAAGTTCGAGCAATCCGAAAATACAGACGCCGCCTGCGAGTTCATTGATGAACGGCTGACTCCTTTCTATTCGCAATTTATCCGTGAAGTGACCAAAGAGGATATTCTGAAGTTATTGGATATCAAGATGGCCCGAATTCTGAAGTTCAACAAGGATAAAGCAGATGAAAACATAGCCCGTATCAAGGAACAGATTGAAGAAATAAACAATCATCTGGCACATATCGTAGAATATACCATTGACTGGTATCAGATGTTGAAAGATAAATATGGCAAACAATACCCCCGCCGTACAGAGTTGCGTAACTTCGATACCATTGAGGCGGCGAAGGTAGTGGAAGCTAACGAAAAACTCTATATCAACCGCGAAGAAGGCTTTATCGGCACCACCTTGAAAAAAGATGAATTTATAGCCAACTGTTCAGACATAGACGATGTGATTATCTTCTATAAAGACGGCAAATATAAAGTAGTTCGCGTAACAGACAAAATGTTTGTCGGCAAGAATGTTCTCTATGTCAATATCTTCAAGAAAAACGACAAACGTACCATATACAATGTGGTTTATCGTGATGGAAAAGAAGGGTTTCACTATATCAAACGGTTCAACATTACCTCCATCACCCGTGACCGTGAATATGATGTAACGCAAGGTACACCCGGCTCACGTATTGTTTACTTTACAGCCAATCCTAATGGAGAAGCAGAGGTTATCAAGATTACCTTAAAACCGAATCCACGTATCAAAAAAATCATATATGAAAAAGATTTCAGTGACATCAATATCAAGGGACGCCAGTCCATGGGCAATATCCTGTCTAAATACGAAGTACATAAAATAGCCTTAAAACAACGTGGCGGCTCTACTTTGGGTGGAAGAAAAGTATGGTTTGACCGGGATGTGCTCCGCTTGAACTATGACGGACGCGGTGAATATCTGGGAGAATTCCAAAGTGACGAATTGATTTTAATAGTCCATGAAAATGGAGAATTCTATACTAGTAACTTCGATTTGAATAATCATTATGATCCGGGAATCCGCATCATTGAGAAGTTCGACGCCAACAAGGTATGGTCTGCCGCTTTATTTGATGCCGATCAGGGATATCCTTATCTGAAACGATTCACTTTTGAATCCACTTCACGCCGTCTCAATTATTTGGGCGAGAACAAGGAAAGCCGTTCTATATTGCTTACTTGTGTGGTTTATCCACGCATACAAGTCATATTCGGAGGACATGATAGTTTCCGTGATCCATTGGAAATAGATGTGGACGAATTCATCGGAATTAAGAGCTTCAAAGCGAAAGGAAAACGAATCAGTACTTACAACATTGAACAAATAAACGAGCTGGAGCCTTTACGTTTTCCCGAACCTCCCAAAGAAGAGGACGGTGCGGAAGAGGGGACTGATAAAAATGAAGAAGCTGCTGAAATTGAAGATCCGGATCATGGTAAGAGTGAAACAGATATCATTGATGAAATTACCGGCCAGATGAAACTGTTTTAA
- a CDS encoding DUF3316 domain-containing protein gives MKKILLLLLSLFLGLPSQAQEDSLRANRYVMRATLYGVGFTNILDTYLSPMEYTGPEIRILRESMRMTKLMNGNVSVQSLFQANLSLTENKAETSNEMSGMVNWNYALHYQFRLTENLKILAGPMLDLNGGFIYNMRNSNNPAQAKAYVNLAASGMVIYRFHIGNYPLIARYQANLPVMGVMFSPEYGQSYYEIFSLKNGGKNVLFTSLHNQPSLRQLVTLDFPIRSVNMRFGYLCDIQQAKVNNLKSHIWSHAFMIGFVKNFYLLKGKNKVAMPSRVSPY, from the coding sequence ATGAAAAAAATTCTCCTATTATTACTGTCCCTGTTTCTTGGTCTGCCTTCACAGGCTCAGGAAGACAGCTTACGAGCAAACCGCTACGTTATGAGGGCTACTCTTTACGGTGTCGGTTTTACAAATATATTGGACACCTATCTTTCACCGATGGAATATACCGGACCCGAAATTCGTATCCTGCGTGAAAGTATGCGCATGACCAAACTGATGAATGGCAACGTATCTGTTCAAAGTCTGTTCCAAGCCAATCTGTCCCTGACTGAGAATAAAGCAGAAACAAGTAACGAAATGTCAGGTATGGTCAATTGGAATTATGCACTGCATTACCAGTTCCGGCTGACAGAAAACTTGAAGATACTGGCGGGTCCCATGCTGGACTTGAACGGCGGATTCATCTATAACATGCGAAATTCTAATAATCCTGCCCAAGCCAAAGCATATGTCAATCTGGCGGCATCGGGTATGGTCATCTATCGGTTCCATATCGGTAACTATCCGCTGATAGCCCGTTATCAAGCCAATTTGCCTGTCATGGGGGTTATGTTTTCCCCGGAATACGGACAATCTTATTATGAGATATTCAGTTTAAAGAATGGCGGCAAGAATGTGCTGTTCACTTCCCTGCATAACCAACCTTCCTTGCGGCAATTGGTTACATTGGATTTTCCTATCCGGTCAGTCAATATGCGTTTCGGATACCTATGTGATATCCAGCAGGCGAAAGTCAATAATCTGAAAAGTCATATATGGTCACACGCCTTTATGATAGGTTTCGTGAAAAACTTCTATTTATTAAAAGGTAAGAACAAAGTGGCGATGCCCAGCCGGGTCAGCCCTTATTAA
- a CDS encoding S41 family peptidase encodes MKRNSYFFISLLLSVVLFTSCITEDEYDNSPEGNFEALWQTIDRQYCFLDYKKQEYGLDWNEIYSQYKQRISKGMNNEQLFEVLADMLNELRDGHVNLSSKLEYSQYREWFDSYPANFSDSIQRVYLGKDYAQSSGMKYQVFEDNIAYIYCGSFQSGIGEGNLDEILNKLAICDGLIIDVRNNSGGNLTTAEKLAARFTNEKVLVGYMSHKTGPGHNDFSTPKAVWLEPSLDRVRWQKQAVVLTNRRSFSATNDFVNRMKILPKVTIIGDKTGGGSGLPFSSELPNGWSVRFSASPMYDANMQHLEFGIDPDIKVNMTSEDMQRNVDTIIEAAREYLHNHKE; translated from the coding sequence ATGAAAAGAAATAGTTATTTTTTTATCAGTCTGTTATTGTCTGTTGTATTATTTACTTCGTGCATCACGGAGGACGAATACGACAACTCCCCCGAAGGCAACTTCGAAGCGTTATGGCAGACTATCGACCGCCAGTATTGTTTCCTTGACTATAAAAAGCAGGAATACGGATTGGACTGGAATGAAATATATAGCCAGTACAAACAGAGAATATCAAAAGGCATGAATAATGAACAGTTATTCGAAGTTCTGGCAGATATGCTGAACGAGTTGCGTGACGGACACGTAAATCTGTCTTCCAAACTGGAGTACTCCCAATATCGTGAATGGTTTGACAGCTATCCGGCCAATTTCAGCGACAGCATCCAACGTGTCTATCTAGGTAAGGACTATGCCCAATCCTCAGGCATGAAGTATCAGGTATTCGAGGATAACATAGCCTATATTTATTGTGGCAGTTTCCAATCAGGTATCGGCGAAGGAAATCTGGACGAGATTCTAAACAAGCTGGCTATTTGCGATGGATTGATTATTGATGTGCGAAACAATTCCGGTGGTAACCTTACCACAGCCGAGAAATTAGCCGCACGTTTCACGAATGAAAAAGTGTTGGTAGGCTATATGTCCCATAAAACCGGACCGGGACACAATGATTTCTCAACTCCTAAAGCTGTTTGGCTGGAACCGTCACTAGATCGCGTACGCTGGCAAAAACAAGCGGTAGTGCTGACTAACCGCCGCTCTTTCAGCGCCACCAATGATTTTGTGAACAGAATGAAAATACTACCCAAAGTAACCATCATCGGTGACAAAACAGGTGGCGGTTCTGGTCTGCCCTTCTCTTCTGAACTGCCCAATGGCTGGTCTGTCCGCTTCTCGGCCAGTCCAATGTACGATGCGAATATGCAACATCTGGAATTTGGTATAGATCCGGACATCAAAGTCAATATGACCTCAGAGGATATGCAACGCAATGTGGATACAATTATTGAGGCTGCACGTGAATATTTACATAACCACAAAGAATAA
- a CDS encoding L-rhamnose mutarotase, whose amino-acid sequence MKENGYEMKRYDYPVKRYCQTMDLKDDPEMIAKYRECHSKAKSWQEIREGIRSVGILEMEIYICGNRLFMIVETPIDFDWESAMAKLATLPRQQEWEDFVSIFQQCRKGELAKEKWSMMERMFYLYE is encoded by the coding sequence ATGAAAGAAAATGGATATGAAATGAAAAGATATGACTACCCGGTAAAAAGATATTGCCAGACAATGGATTTGAAGGATGATCCGGAGATGATAGCGAAGTATCGGGAGTGTCATAGTAAGGCGAAGTCATGGCAGGAGATCAGAGAGGGGATCCGTTCAGTTGGTATTTTAGAAATGGAAATATATATATGCGGTAATCGATTGTTCATGATTGTCGAAACTCCTATTGATTTTGATTGGGAATCTGCTATGGCTAAACTCGCGACTTTACCTCGACAGCAAGAATGGGAAGACTTTGTATCGATATTCCAACAGTGTAGGAAAGGGGAACTTGCTAAAGAAAAATGGAGTATGATGGAGCGTATGTTCTATCTATATGAATAA
- a CDS encoding RagB/SusD family nutrient uptake outer membrane protein, whose product MKNIYNTLGMTKACLCALAISLVTTGCSDLLDKEPPSAISDGSFWTGEGDAMLALTGCYRFQTGWSHDDFATPQGLLYLDFAGGNGTEKENFSTLMASSNTVATNGNLRWYWGNAYTQIAKYNTFLENITDCPMEESKKEQWSAEVKCLRAYFFLNLAFYYKDVPMPLKTLSVDEANSISQTPQAEVYSQVEKDLKTAIDLLPVQYSSEEYGRFTRGAAKVLLSRLYLAQERWVDAATVLRSVIDSGIYELDRRNGEDSYEKLFQIGGEYSPEIIFCIMGIKDLYTNSRYQYLYPEAAYGGWHQFSPYNELVKEYFCADGKDIKTSEVYDENDPYVNRDLRLYASIFLPPLGSYEGTKYNDIIYDCFKGANTADSYNKFALFNGYCPKKGCDPSITNNLGSTPTYTPIMRYAEVLLSYLEAVNESQPNAVDQNLLDLTINDIRDRVKLVGIKKTDVATQELVREAVRKERRVELAFEGLRYYDVLRWGIAEKELNHTFTGVKLSDDPQARNYRGSGVTASPVDEDMYYQFEKRTWSAHNRYFPIPQNDLNVNKNLKQNEGYN is encoded by the coding sequence ATGAAAAATATATATAATACATTAGGAATGACAAAGGCTTGTTTATGTGCTTTGGCTATATCACTAGTAACAACTGGTTGCTCGGATTTATTAGATAAGGAGCCACCTTCAGCAATTTCTGATGGTAGTTTTTGGACTGGTGAAGGGGATGCCATGTTGGCATTGACAGGATGTTATCGTTTCCAGACTGGTTGGTCGCATGATGATTTTGCTACGCCACAAGGGTTGCTTTATTTGGATTTTGCAGGTGGAAATGGAACAGAAAAGGAAAATTTTTCTACTTTAATGGCTAGTTCCAATACGGTGGCTACTAATGGCAATTTACGTTGGTATTGGGGAAATGCATATACGCAAATAGCTAAGTACAACACTTTTCTAGAGAATATTACGGATTGTCCGATGGAAGAATCTAAAAAAGAACAGTGGTCTGCCGAAGTGAAGTGTTTACGAGCTTATTTCTTTTTAAATTTGGCATTTTATTATAAGGATGTTCCTATGCCTTTGAAAACTCTGTCGGTGGACGAAGCGAATTCTATTTCTCAAACACCTCAGGCTGAAGTCTATTCGCAAGTGGAGAAGGACTTGAAGACTGCTATAGACTTGTTGCCTGTCCAATATTCCTCAGAGGAATATGGCCGGTTTACTAGGGGGGCAGCTAAGGTACTTTTAAGTCGTCTTTACTTAGCGCAAGAGAGATGGGTAGATGCTGCTACTGTTTTACGTAGTGTGATTGATTCGGGAATATATGAATTGGATCGTCGTAATGGAGAGGACAGCTATGAGAAACTTTTTCAAATAGGAGGTGAATATAGCCCTGAGATAATATTTTGTATTATGGGGATAAAGGATCTATATACTAATTCACGTTATCAATATTTATATCCTGAAGCTGCTTATGGAGGGTGGCATCAGTTCTCACCATATAACGAATTAGTGAAAGAATATTTTTGTGCAGACGGCAAGGATATTAAGACTTCTGAGGTTTATGATGAGAATGATCCTTATGTTAATCGGGATTTGCGTTTGTATGCTTCTATTTTTTTACCTCCTTTGGGAAGTTATGAGGGAACTAAGTATAATGATATAATTTATGATTGCTTTAAGGGGGCTAATACTGCAGATAGCTATAATAAGTTTGCCTTATTTAATGGATATTGTCCGAAGAAAGGTTGTGATCCGTCTATAACTAATAATTTAGGTTCTACTCCCACTTATACTCCTATAATGCGTTATGCTGAGGTCTTATTAAGCTATTTGGAAGCGGTAAATGAATCGCAGCCGAATGCAGTAGACCAGAACTTATTAGATCTGACTATTAATGATATACGTGATCGTGTGAAATTGGTTGGAATAAAAAAGACAGACGTAGCAACACAGGAACTTGTTCGTGAAGCGGTTCGTAAAGAAAGACGTGTGGAACTGGCATTCGAGGGGCTTCGATATTATGACGTGTTACGTTGGGGCATTGCCGAGAAAGAACTTAATCATACTTTTACCGGAGTAAAATTGTCGGATGATCCGCAAGCTCGTAATTATAGAGGAAGTGGTGTTACGGCTTCTCCTGTAGATGAAGATATGTATTATCAGTTTGAAAAACGTACATGGTCTGCACATAACCGATATTTTCCTATTCCTCAAAATGATTTGAATGTGAATAAAAATCTGAAACAGAATGAAGGGTATAATTAA